Proteins from a genomic interval of Chanos chanos chromosome 3, fChaCha1.1, whole genome shotgun sequence:
- the slc31a2 gene encoding protein SLC31A2 — MSMHFEDSSSVTLLFDFWDVHGPAGMALSVFVVLLLTVLYELLKVWKITLGEQSQDTSATLQHPFSPPPPCFSSTLQCQGSSPVLSNSPSETSLTPTDNTTITTTVTTTTAKSWFLHCLQTAIHIVQVTLGYMLMLCVMSYNVWIFVGVIVGSVIGYFLAFPLLGKVC; from the exons ATGAGT ATGCATTTTGAGGACTCGAGCAGCGTCACATTGCTCTTTGACTTTTGGGATGTGCACGGACCTGCAG GAATGGCCCTGTCGGTCTTTGTGGTTTTGCTGCTCACCGTTTTGTATGAGCTACTCAAAGTGTGGAAGATAACTCTGGGAGAACAGTCGCAGGACACATCTGCCACTCTACAACAtcccttttctcctccacctccctgcTTCTCCTCTACGCTGCAGTGTCAAGGGAGCAGCCCGGTTCTGTCCAACAGCCCATCAGAGACTTCACTGACGCCAACAGACAATACCACAATCACCACAACTGTCACCACTACAACCGCAAAAAG CTGGTTCCTGCACTGTCTTCAGACAGCCATCCACATCGTCCAGGTCACTCTGGGCTACATGTTGATGCTGTGTGTCATGTCCTACAATGTCTGGATCTTTGTGGGTGTCATCGTGGGCTCGGTGATTGGATACTTTCTGGCATTTCCCCTGCTGGGTAAAGTTTGTTAG